A region of the Halosolutus amylolyticus genome:
CCCCTTCGTCGGTGCCGGCCCCGGGAACCCCCGGCTGCTGACCGTCGCGGGAAGGGAACTCCTCGAGGAGGCCGACCTCGTCGTCCACGCGGGGTCGCTGGTGAACAGCGAACTCCTGGACGAGTACTGCGACCACGCCGAACTCGTCAACTCGGTCGGCAAGGACCTCGAAGAACTGATCCCGCTGATGCGGGATGCCTACGAGGAGGACCGGAACGTCGTGCGACTGCACAGCGGCGATCCGGCCATCTACGGGGCTGCACTCGAGCAGATGGACGCGCTGGAACACGAGGGCGTCCCGACCTACTTCGTCCCGGGGGTCACGTCCGCGTTCGCCGCGAGCGCGACGCTTCGGACCCAGTTGACGCTCAACGAGGTCTCGAACCACGTCGCCTTCACACGGCCCCAGGGCAAGACCCTGAGCCCGGAGGAAGACCACATCTCCGACTTTGTCGAGATGGGCGACGTGACGACCTGCATCTACCTCGGGACCCACGCGGTCCGCGACACGATGGATCGACTGCTTGAGGACGGC
Encoded here:
- a CDS encoding cobalt-precorrin-4/precorrin-4 C(11)-methyltransferase is translated as MTDDRGTDPQDAIDSRGDRRREELDDRIFEHSAGDDQEGIPFVGAGPGNPRLLTVAGRELLEEADLVVHAGSLVNSELLDEYCDHAELVNSVGKDLEELIPLMRDAYEEDRNVVRLHSGDPAIYGAALEQMDALEHEGVPTYFVPGVTSAFAASATLRTQLTLNEVSNHVAFTRPQGKTLSPEEDHISDFVEMGDVTTCIYLGTHAVRDTMDRLLEDGHDPETPVAVIYHASWPDEDVIVGSIGDIADRVEEAGYRASALVVIGDAVTGAGYERSYLYGDWANRSSPENASKSEGGDD